The Kaustia mangrovi genome has a segment encoding these proteins:
- a CDS encoding NAD(P)/FAD-dependent oxidoreductase translates to MSHYDVVIVGGAVIGSAVAYFLSHEAGFDGRIAVVERDPGYADTATARSAGGLRQQFSTPENIEMSLFGLSFVRSLKERFGEDADVSFREKGYMLLASEDGTPVLEANVARQKAHGADIVLLDPDDLAKRFPWLSLEGIAAGALGLTGEGWLDPFGLMSLMRKAAQARGVDYITGEVTGAALDGGRVSGVRLADGREIGCGALVNAAGPNAGRVAALMGVDLPVEPRKRYVFVFDCREQLPETPLVVAPSGIYFRREGAHYVGGMSPAADQEPATDDLEVDYGWFDSEIWPRLAERVPAFEAIKMTGAWAGFYDYNTLDQNAVIGVHPRIANLYFANGFSGHGLQQAPAAGRAVTELIIHGRFTSIDLTRFGYERIERNEPIREANVI, encoded by the coding sequence ATGTCGCATTATGACGTCGTGATCGTGGGGGGCGCCGTGATCGGCAGCGCGGTCGCCTATTTCCTGAGCCATGAGGCGGGGTTCGACGGCCGCATCGCGGTCGTGGAGAGGGATCCGGGCTATGCCGACACGGCGACGGCACGCTCCGCGGGCGGCCTGCGCCAGCAGTTCTCCACGCCGGAGAACATCGAGATGTCGCTGTTCGGCCTGTCCTTCGTCCGCTCGCTGAAGGAGCGCTTCGGCGAGGATGCGGACGTCTCCTTCCGCGAGAAGGGCTACATGCTGCTGGCGTCGGAGGACGGCACGCCCGTGCTGGAGGCGAATGTCGCGCGGCAGAAGGCGCATGGTGCCGACATCGTCCTGCTCGATCCGGACGATCTCGCGAAGCGGTTTCCGTGGCTGTCGCTGGAGGGCATCGCGGCGGGGGCGCTGGGGCTGACCGGGGAGGGCTGGCTCGACCCGTTCGGCCTGATGTCGCTGATGCGCAAGGCCGCGCAGGCCCGCGGCGTGGACTACATTACCGGCGAGGTGACCGGCGCCGCGCTCGATGGCGGCCGGGTCTCGGGCGTGCGGCTGGCCGACGGGCGCGAGATCGGCTGCGGCGCGCTGGTCAATGCGGCGGGGCCCAATGCCGGCCGGGTCGCGGCGCTGATGGGGGTCGACCTGCCGGTCGAGCCGCGCAAGCGCTACGTCTTCGTGTTCGACTGCCGCGAGCAGCTTCCCGAGACGCCGCTGGTGGTCGCCCCCTCCGGCATCTATTTCCGCCGCGAGGGCGCGCACTATGTGGGCGGCATGTCGCCCGCCGCAGACCAGGAGCCGGCGACCGACGATCTGGAGGTCGACTATGGCTGGTTCGACAGCGAGATCTGGCCCCGGCTCGCCGAACGCGTGCCGGCCTTCGAGGCGATCAAGATGACCGGCGCCTGGGCCGGCTTCTACGACTACAACACGCTCGACCAGAATGCGGTGATCGGCGTCCATCCGCGCATCGCCAATCTCTATTTCGCCAACGGTTTCTCCGGCCACGGTCTCCAGCAGGCCCCCGCCGCCGGCCGGGCGGTGACCGAGCTTATCATCCATGGCCGGTTCACGAGCATCGACCTTACCCGTTTCGGGTACGAAAGGATCGAGCGGAACGAGCCGATCCGCGAGGCGAATGTGATCTGA
- a CDS encoding HpcH/HpaI aldolase/citrate lyase family protein, translated as MTIRPRRSVLYMPGSNARALEKAKTLQADVLILDLEDAVAPEVKETARTQVCEAVSAGGYGRRELVIRINAPATPWGPEDLEAAIAARPDAILVPKVSRADDVRDIADRLAAAGAPGGIGLWAMMETPLAMLNAGEIAATAADPRNRLKAFVMGTNDLAKETRAAITADRAPMLAWLSTSVAAARAYGIDIVDGVYNDFRNEDGFAAECAQGRALGFDGKTLIHPSQIAPCNAAFSPGADEIADARAIIAAFREPENEGKGAINLDGRMVERLHLETAKRTVAIAEAIASADADA; from the coding sequence ATGACCATCAGGCCACGCCGCAGCGTGCTCTATATGCCGGGCTCCAATGCCCGCGCGCTGGAGAAGGCGAAGACGCTTCAGGCGGATGTCCTGATCCTCGATCTGGAGGACGCGGTGGCCCCGGAGGTCAAGGAGACGGCGCGCACGCAGGTCTGCGAGGCGGTCTCGGCCGGCGGCTACGGACGTCGCGAGCTCGTCATCCGCATCAACGCGCCCGCGACCCCCTGGGGGCCCGAGGACCTCGAGGCGGCCATCGCCGCGCGGCCCGACGCGATCCTCGTGCCGAAGGTGAGCCGCGCCGACGACGTCCGCGACATCGCCGACCGCCTCGCCGCCGCCGGCGCGCCCGGCGGCATCGGCCTGTGGGCCATGATGGAAACGCCGCTCGCCATGCTGAATGCCGGCGAGATCGCGGCGACCGCGGCCGATCCGCGCAACAGGCTCAAGGCCTTCGTCATGGGCACCAACGATCTCGCCAAGGAGACGCGCGCGGCGATCACGGCGGACCGCGCGCCCATGCTCGCCTGGCTGTCGACCTCCGTCGCCGCGGCGCGCGCCTACGGCATCGACATCGTCGACGGCGTCTATAACGACTTCCGCAACGAGGACGGCTTCGCGGCGGAATGCGCGCAGGGCCGCGCGCTGGGCTTCGACGGCAAGACGCTCATCCACCCGAGCCAGATCGCCCCGTGCAACGCGGCCTTCTCGCCCGGCGCGGACGAGATCGCCGATGCCCGCGCCATCATCGCAGCCTTCCGCGAGCCGGAGAACGAGGGCAAGGGCGCGATCAACCTCGACGGACGCATGGTGGAACGCCTGCATCTGGAGACGGCGAAGCGCACCGTGGCCATCGCGGAGGCCATCGCGTCGGCGGACGCGGATGCGTGA
- a CDS encoding MaoC family dehydratase: MTTTDKTTPGNFFEDFTVGQTIGHATPRTVTEGDVALYTALYGTRFAVQSGAAFAEQVGYPRMPVDDLLVFHIVFGKTVPDISLNAVANLGYADCRFEAAVYPGDTLWATSEVIGLKETSSGKTGIVYVRSTGRNQRGETVLDYVRWVMVRKRDEASPAPDPVVPDLPGAVGPAVLGAACPTIDRGQWDTTLSGSPMRWSDYQAGERIDHVDGMTVEEADHMMATRLYQNTARVHFNQFTEGKGRFGRRLVYGGHVISLARALSFNGLANAFHVAAINGGRHVAPLFAGDTVFAWSEVTETAELPDRTDVGALRLVTHATRDRPCADFPGRTEDGYADGVILELDYWVLMPR; encoded by the coding sequence ATGACGACCACCGACAAGACCACGCCCGGCAATTTCTTCGAGGACTTCACCGTCGGCCAGACGATAGGCCACGCCACCCCGCGCACGGTGACGGAGGGCGACGTCGCGCTCTATACCGCGCTCTACGGCACGCGCTTCGCCGTCCAGTCGGGCGCGGCGTTCGCCGAACAGGTGGGCTATCCGCGCATGCCGGTGGACGATCTGCTCGTCTTCCATATCGTCTTCGGCAAGACCGTGCCCGATATCTCGCTCAACGCGGTCGCCAATCTCGGCTATGCCGACTGCCGCTTCGAGGCGGCGGTCTATCCCGGCGATACGCTGTGGGCGACGTCGGAGGTGATCGGGCTGAAGGAGACCTCCAGCGGCAAGACCGGCATCGTCTATGTGCGCTCCACGGGCCGCAACCAGCGCGGCGAGACGGTGCTCGACTATGTGCGCTGGGTGATGGTCAGGAAACGCGACGAGGCCTCCCCGGCGCCCGATCCCGTCGTGCCGGACCTGCCCGGGGCCGTCGGCCCCGCCGTTCTGGGGGCGGCCTGCCCGACCATCGACCGCGGACAGTGGGACACCACGCTCTCCGGCAGCCCCATGCGCTGGAGCGACTACCAGGCCGGCGAGCGGATCGACCATGTGGACGGCATGACGGTGGAGGAGGCCGACCACATGATGGCGACGCGCCTCTACCAGAATACCGCGCGCGTCCATTTCAACCAGTTCACGGAAGGCAAGGGCCGCTTCGGCCGGCGGCTCGTCTATGGCGGGCACGTCATCAGCCTCGCCCGCGCGCTGAGCTTCAACGGGCTCGCCAACGCGTTCCATGTCGCCGCCATCAATGGCGGGCGCCATGTCGCGCCGCTCTTTGCCGGCGACACGGTCTTCGCCTGGTCGGAGGTGACGGAGACGGCGGAGCTGCCGGACCGCACCGATGTGGGGGCGCTGAGGCTGGTCACCCATGCGACCCGGGACCGGCCCTGCGCCGACTTCCCCGGCCGCACGGAAGACGGCTACGCCGACGGCGTGATCCTGGAACTCGACTACTGGGTATTGATGCCGCGCTGA
- a CDS encoding YciI family protein — protein MLFAIICTDKPDHGHIRAGTRPDHLAYLADLGERVRMAGPFTDETGDKMTGSLIVLEADTANEAREIAALDPYARAGLFETVDIRPWNWVITDGKPR, from the coding sequence ATGCTGTTCGCCATCATCTGCACGGACAAGCCCGATCACGGCCATATCCGCGCCGGGACGCGCCCGGACCACTTGGCCTATCTCGCCGATCTCGGCGAGCGTGTGCGCATGGCCGGCCCCTTCACCGACGAGACGGGCGACAAGATGACCGGCAGCCTGATCGTCCTGGAGGCGGACACGGCGAACGAGGCACGCGAGATCGCCGCCCTCGACCCCTATGCGCGGGCCGGCCTCTTCGAGACGGTGGACATCCGCCCCTGGAACTGGGTGATCACGGACGGCAAGCCGCGTTAG
- a CDS encoding EVE domain-containing protein: MAYWLFKSEPGTWSWEDQKKAGDKGAEWDGVRNHLAKNNMIAMKPGDLGFFYHSVNEKRIVGIVSVVAEAHPDSTDPEGRWLCVDVAAMEDMPRPVTLEEVKADPALKEMSLVKHSRLSVQPVTPEEWRLVCRMGGLETPPLSE; encoded by the coding sequence ATGGCCTACTGGCTGTTCAAGTCCGAACCCGGCACATGGTCCTGGGAGGACCAGAAGAAGGCCGGCGACAAGGGCGCGGAATGGGACGGCGTGCGCAACCACCTCGCCAAGAACAACATGATCGCTATGAAGCCCGGCGATCTGGGCTTCTTCTATCACTCGGTCAACGAGAAGCGGATCGTGGGCATCGTGTCGGTCGTGGCGGAGGCCCATCCCGATTCGACCGATCCGGAGGGGCGCTGGCTCTGTGTGGACGTCGCCGCGATGGAGGACATGCCGCGGCCCGTAACGCTCGAGGAGGTGAAGGCGGACCCCGCGCTCAAGGAGATGAGCCTGGTGAAGCATTCCCGCCTGTCCGTCCAGCCGGTGACGCCGGAGGAATGGCGCCTCGTCTGCCGCATGGGCGGCCTGGAGACCCCGCCGCTCAGCGAATAG
- a CDS encoding alpha/beta fold hydrolase — protein sequence MTLRTIGQRIQGSLFCIVAIAFIAAMSAGTAFAATPEGWSRTMVEKGDVHLEIFERGSGKTVLMHPSLGRPAQDFVGLANSVVEAGYHVVLINPRGIGASTGPMDKVKLQDLGNDVWMVADRLKLDKVFMLGQNFGNRVSRTVSSLQPDRVIGLVLLACGGEIEPDKATWEVFWKMYDPSLSPKEHREAVASSMFAKGNDPDAFLDGWHQKTAKLQASAAERTDFKPLFNGGTAPALVVQGLQDKIAPPQNAFDFVTNRPDARLVAFPDMGHAMLPEQPKHISDAVINFLNDQQ from the coding sequence ATGACTCTTCGTACGATTGGCCAGCGGATCCAGGGTTCGCTGTTCTGCATTGTCGCAATCGCGTTCATTGCGGCCATGTCCGCCGGGACAGCCTTCGCGGCCACGCCCGAGGGCTGGTCGCGGACGATGGTGGAGAAAGGCGACGTCCATCTCGAGATTTTCGAGCGCGGGAGCGGGAAGACCGTTCTGATGCATCCCTCTCTCGGACGGCCGGCCCAGGACTTCGTAGGCCTCGCCAACAGCGTGGTGGAGGCGGGCTATCACGTGGTCCTCATCAATCCGCGCGGCATCGGCGCAAGCACCGGTCCGATGGACAAGGTGAAGCTGCAGGATCTCGGCAACGACGTCTGGATGGTCGCCGACCGGCTGAAACTCGACAAGGTCTTCATGCTTGGCCAGAATTTCGGCAATCGCGTCTCGCGGACGGTCTCGTCGCTCCAGCCCGACCGCGTGATCGGTCTCGTGCTGCTCGCCTGCGGCGGCGAGATCGAGCCCGACAAGGCGACATGGGAGGTGTTCTGGAAGATGTACGACCCGAGCCTCTCGCCGAAGGAGCATCGCGAGGCGGTGGCAAGCTCGATGTTCGCCAAGGGCAACGATCCCGATGCCTTCCTCGACGGCTGGCACCAGAAGACGGCAAAGCTTCAGGCAAGCGCCGCCGAGCGCACCGATTTCAAGCCGCTCTTCAATGGCGGCACGGCGCCCGCGCTCGTGGTCCAGGGGCTGCAGGACAAGATCGCGCCGCCCCAGAACGCCTTCGATTTCGTCACCAACCGCCCCGATGCGCGGCTGGTCGCCTTTCCGGATATGGGCCACGCGATGCTGCCGGAGCAGCCCAAGCACATCTCCGATGCCGTCATCAATTTCCTGAACGACCAGCAATAG
- a CDS encoding LysR family transcriptional regulator has translation MDVRQLRHFMAVAETLHFGRAARRLGMTQPPLSQSIRALERDLGAPLFARTRRSVALTPFGADWLPHVRAALDAVDGLGDIADRIRRGSAGRLELSFVSTADYSILPTLVHRFRALYPDVELALTEATSDMQIAALTEGSGQAGIVIPDRETELPDGFAYRRLVREPLIAAVPESWIAEGRLGTAQGRLPAADVVSSPLVVFPRRVAPSFYDLVTGYYAARGGRAHIVQNAIQMQTIISLVSAGMGIALVPASLRHLARSGVRYLDLAGEAPELETGIVWRRDDTTPTLRNFLQMIEAETGPAPEAR, from the coding sequence ATGGATGTTCGCCAACTCAGGCACTTCATGGCCGTGGCCGAGACGCTGCATTTCGGGCGGGCGGCCAGGCGGCTCGGCATGACCCAGCCTCCGCTGAGCCAGTCGATCAGGGCGCTGGAGCGCGATCTGGGCGCGCCGCTCTTCGCGCGCACCAGGCGCAGCGTGGCGCTGACGCCCTTCGGCGCGGACTGGTTGCCCCATGTCCGCGCCGCGCTCGATGCCGTGGACGGCCTCGGCGATATCGCGGACCGGATCCGCAGGGGCAGCGCCGGCCGGCTGGAGCTGTCCTTCGTCAGCACCGCCGACTACAGCATCCTGCCGACGCTGGTCCACCGCTTCCGTGCGCTCTACCCGGATGTCGAGCTCGCCCTGACGGAGGCCACGAGCGACATGCAGATCGCCGCGCTCACGGAAGGGAGCGGCCAGGCCGGGATCGTCATCCCCGACCGCGAGACCGAGCTTCCCGACGGCTTCGCCTATCGCAGGCTGGTGCGCGAACCGCTCATCGCCGCGGTGCCGGAAAGCTGGATCGCGGAGGGGCGCCTCGGTACGGCGCAGGGGCGGTTGCCCGCCGCCGACGTCGTATCCTCCCCGCTTGTCGTCTTTCCAAGGCGGGTCGCCCCGTCCTTCTACGATCTGGTCACCGGCTACTACGCCGCGCGCGGCGGCAGGGCGCATATCGTGCAGAACGCCATCCAGATGCAGACCATCATCAGCCTCGTCTCCGCGGGCATGGGCATCGCGCTCGTTCCGGCCTCGCTGCGTCATCTGGCGCGGTCGGGCGTGCGCTATCTGGACCTTGCGGGCGAGGCGCCGGAGCTGGAGACCGGGATCGTGTGGCGGCGCGACGACACCACGCCCACGCTGCGCAATTTCCTGCAGATGATCGAGGCGGAGACGGGTCCCGCGCCGGAGGCCCGATAG
- the ilvD gene encoding dihydroxy-acid dehydratase: MPPYRSRTSTHGRNMAGARGLWRATGMKDSDFGKPIIAIVNSFTQFVPGHMHLKDLGQLVAREVEKAGGVAKEFNTIAVDDGIAMGHDGMLYSLPSREIIADSVEYMVNAHCADAMVCISNCDKITPGMLMAAMRLNVPCVFVSGGPMEAGKVTWEGKDVSLDLIDAMVAAADDKYSDAQVQAIEQAACPTCGSCSGMFTANSMNCLAEALGLALPGNGSTLATHADRERLFVEAGHLVVDLARRYYEQDDASVLPRAIATVAAFENAMSLDIAMGGSTNTVLHLLAAANEGEVDFGMSDIDRLSRKVPVLCKVAPAKNDVHMEDVHRAGGIMAILGELDRAGLLDTSVGSVHAETLAHALDRWDVARTNSESVHDFYRAAPGGVRSTTAFSQSRRYDTLDLDRQTGAIRDTDHAFSKDGGLAVLYGNLAEDGCIVKTAGVDESILTFSGPARIFESQDSAVSAILTGKVHEGDVVLIRYEGPRGGPGMQEMLYPTSYLKSKGLGKACALVTDGRFSGGSSGLSIGHVSPEAAEGGTIGLVEEGDRIEIDIPARRIHLAVDDAVLAERRAAREAKGWQPDEQRKRKVSKALQAYAALTTSAAHGAVRDPGQLAAHPPRN; encoded by the coding sequence ATGCCACCGTATCGTTCGAGAACCAGTACCCATGGCCGCAACATGGCCGGAGCCCGCGGGCTCTGGCGTGCCACCGGCATGAAGGACAGCGATTTCGGCAAGCCGATCATCGCCATCGTGAACTCCTTCACCCAGTTCGTGCCGGGCCATATGCACCTGAAGGATCTGGGCCAGCTCGTCGCGCGCGAGGTGGAGAAGGCGGGCGGTGTCGCGAAGGAATTCAACACCATCGCGGTCGATGACGGCATCGCCATGGGCCATGACGGCATGCTCTATTCGCTGCCCTCGCGCGAGATCATCGCCGACAGCGTGGAATACATGGTCAACGCCCATTGCGCGGACGCCATGGTCTGCATCTCCAACTGCGACAAGATCACCCCGGGCATGCTGATGGCCGCCATGCGGCTCAATGTTCCTTGCGTCTTCGTCTCCGGCGGGCCGATGGAGGCGGGCAAGGTGACCTGGGAGGGCAAGGACGTCTCGCTCGACCTGATCGACGCCATGGTGGCCGCGGCCGACGACAAGTATTCCGACGCGCAGGTCCAGGCCATCGAGCAGGCCGCCTGCCCCACCTGCGGCTCGTGCTCGGGCATGTTCACCGCGAACTCCATGAACTGCCTGGCCGAGGCGCTGGGCCTGGCGCTGCCGGGCAACGGCTCGACGCTGGCCACCCATGCCGACCGCGAGCGGCTCTTCGTGGAGGCGGGCCATCTGGTCGTGGACCTCGCGCGCCGCTATTACGAGCAGGACGACGCCTCGGTCCTGCCGCGCGCCATCGCGACGGTCGCGGCCTTCGAGAACGCCATGTCGCTCGACATCGCCATGGGCGGCTCCACCAACACCGTGCTGCATCTGCTGGCGGCCGCCAATGAGGGCGAGGTCGATTTCGGCATGTCCGACATCGACCGGCTGTCGCGCAAGGTGCCCGTGCTCTGCAAGGTCGCGCCCGCCAAGAACGACGTGCACATGGAAGACGTGCACCGCGCCGGCGGCATCATGGCGATCCTCGGCGAGCTCGACCGCGCCGGGCTGCTGGACACGTCCGTCGGCTCGGTGCATGCCGAGACGCTCGCCCATGCGCTCGACCGCTGGGACGTGGCCCGCACCAATTCCGAAAGCGTCCACGACTTCTACCGCGCCGCGCCGGGCGGCGTGCGCTCCACGACCGCCTTCTCGCAATCGCGCCGCTACGACACGCTCGACCTCGACCGGCAGACGGGCGCGATCCGCGATACCGACCACGCCTTCTCCAAGGATGGCGGACTGGCGGTGCTCTACGGCAATCTCGCCGAGGATGGCTGCATCGTGAAGACGGCGGGTGTCGACGAGTCGATCCTCACCTTCTCCGGGCCTGCGCGCATCTTCGAGTCGCAGGACAGCGCGGTCTCCGCGATCCTGACCGGCAAGGTGCACGAGGGCGATGTGGTGCTGATCCGCTATGAGGGCCCGCGCGGCGGCCCCGGCATGCAGGAGATGCTCTACCCCACCTCCTACCTGAAGTCGAAAGGCCTCGGCAAGGCGTGCGCGCTGGTGACGGACGGCCGCTTCTCCGGCGGCTCCTCGGGGCTGTCCATCGGCCATGTCTCGCCGGAGGCCGCCGAGGGCGGCACCATCGGCCTTGTGGAGGAGGGCGACCGGATCGAGATCGACATCCCCGCCCGCAGGATCCACCTCGCCGTGGACGATGCGGTGCTGGCCGAGCGCCGCGCCGCGCGCGAGGCGAAGGGCTGGCAGCCGGACGAGCAGCGCAAGCGCAAGGTGTCGAAGGCGCTGCAGGCCTATGCCGCGCTGACGACCTCCGCCGCCCATGGCGCCGTGCGCGATCCCGGCCAGCTCGCCGCGCATCCGCCGCGGAACTGA
- the dctP gene encoding TRAP transporter substrate-binding protein DctP codes for MLKSLFGLTVALGTALALTAGAAEAVTLKMATDSGAKGSPTGDAMEEWAELISESTGGDVEVEIFYQNELGGQQEVFDLFVAGDVDLMINWPMTSYDKRISVVYTPYMVFTWEEALDAYKPGGWVHSMMDGIYADIGLKFFGAWPEGFNGVATKGRYATTVKDADGLKVRVPPTFPFAETLQAMGYQTATIDWGEVFTSIQTGVVDGDAANVIYWDYEYFRDTLDYYTQTKQNFITGILSMNLQSWESLSADQQKAVEAGAVKIMEKHFAAAREIDRSYVEKAKEAGMTYVEPSDADMKALAKTVRETVWPQMEKEVGAEIMDVIRKNASKL; via the coding sequence ATGCTGAAATCACTGTTCGGACTGACTGTGGCGCTCGGCACCGCGCTGGCGCTGACCGCCGGCGCGGCGGAGGCCGTGACGCTGAAGATGGCGACCGATTCCGGCGCCAAGGGCTCGCCCACCGGCGATGCCATGGAGGAATGGGCGGAGCTCATCTCCGAGAGCACCGGAGGCGACGTCGAGGTCGAGATCTTCTACCAGAACGAGCTCGGCGGACAGCAGGAGGTGTTCGACCTGTTCGTCGCCGGCGATGTCGATCTGATGATCAACTGGCCGATGACCTCCTATGACAAGCGCATCTCGGTCGTCTACACGCCCTATATGGTCTTCACCTGGGAAGAGGCGCTCGACGCCTACAAACCCGGCGGCTGGGTCCATTCCATGATGGACGGCATCTATGCCGATATCGGCCTGAAATTCTTCGGCGCCTGGCCGGAGGGCTTCAACGGGGTGGCCACCAAGGGCCGCTACGCCACGACGGTGAAGGACGCCGACGGCCTCAAGGTGCGCGTGCCGCCGACCTTCCCCTTCGCGGAGACGCTGCAGGCCATGGGCTACCAGACGGCGACCATCGACTGGGGCGAGGTCTTCACCTCCATCCAGACGGGTGTGGTCGACGGCGACGCGGCCAATGTCATCTACTGGGACTACGAGTATTTCCGCGACACGCTCGACTACTACACCCAGACCAAGCAGAACTTCATCACAGGGATCCTGTCGATGAACCTGCAGAGCTGGGAGAGCCTGTCCGCCGACCAGCAGAAGGCGGTCGAGGCCGGCGCGGTGAAGATCATGGAGAAGCATTTCGCGGCGGCCCGCGAGATCGACCGCTCCTATGTGGAGAAGGCCAAGGAGGCCGGCATGACCTATGTCGAGCCGTCCGACGCCGACATGAAGGCGCTCGCAAAGACCGTGCGCGAGACGGTCTGGCCGCAGATGGAGAAGGAGGTCGGCGCGGAGATCATGGACGTGATCCGCAAGAACGCCTCCAAGCTCTAG
- a CDS encoding TRAP transporter small permease: MSERPTSRLARLDKWLAMALDAVAIAASLLVTGLLFVLVLTRYVFGWNFSEAHDLSLLAAMFLYMTGALIASRRLEHLTVDFLPSQISRARAKAIHRAVVAAITAVICAFFIYWAYRMFAWGLMRPQTTPALRLPLWIPQASIMLAAVGCFAYALRDLIAGLEDVRRSGGQDG; the protein is encoded by the coding sequence GTGAGCGAACGGCCGACATCGCGTCTCGCCCGTCTCGACAAATGGCTCGCCATGGCGCTCGACGCCGTGGCCATCGCGGCGAGCCTCCTGGTCACGGGCCTGCTCTTCGTGCTGGTTCTCACCCGCTATGTCTTCGGCTGGAACTTCTCCGAGGCGCACGATCTGAGCCTGCTCGCCGCCATGTTCCTCTACATGACCGGCGCGCTCATCGCGTCGCGCCGGCTCGAGCATCTCACCGTGGACTTCCTGCCCTCGCAGATCTCGCGCGCGCGGGCCAAGGCGATCCACCGCGCGGTGGTCGCCGCGATCACCGCGGTCATCTGTGCCTTCTTCATCTACTGGGCCTACAGGATGTTCGCCTGGGGCCTCATGCGCCCCCAGACCACGCCGGCGCTCCGCCTGCCGCTCTGGATCCCGCAAGCCTCGATCATGCTCGCCGCGGTCGGCTGCTTCGCCTATGCGCTGCGCGACCTGATCGCGGGGCTTGAGGACGTCCGCCGCTCCGGCGGGCAGGACGGCTGA
- a CDS encoding TRAP transporter large permease codes for MEAALAILLLVVLMGLGVPVAWAFAGVLAYLVHIYDANLNTLMLQGFRSLNSVVLLALPLFVLTGYLMQSGGIALRLVNFIEAIVGRRKGGFGASLVLTSGIFGAISGTATAAVASIGTIMIDPLEKRGYPRGYSAALLGIASLLGILIPPSITMILFAVVTRQSVAACFAATIGPAILLSLGLLIFNRVSVGRAFDEQLTGIAQKAERRGAIAKALPALALPAIILGGIYGGIFTPTEAAAVAVIAALIVGAFVYRDLTWARFRSSVISAAETTGSIVLILLFSFMISRILAFERVPQDLTEFVTGFATDPFWALILVNAVLIVAGALMDDVSVTVVIAPLFLPVVTAVGVDPLHFAAIVGCSVVIGANSPPVAPILYMACRVGRISIHHAVGPSLLLIATVALPVMLVTTFWPELSLFFPRLFGFY; via the coding sequence ATGGAGGCCGCCCTCGCCATCCTCCTCCTGGTCGTGCTGATGGGGCTCGGCGTGCCCGTCGCATGGGCCTTCGCGGGTGTGCTCGCCTATCTGGTCCATATCTACGACGCCAATCTGAACACCTTGATGCTGCAGGGCTTCCGCTCCCTGAACTCGGTCGTCCTGCTCGCCCTGCCGCTCTTCGTGCTGACCGGCTATCTCATGCAGTCGGGCGGAATCGCGCTGCGCCTCGTCAATTTCATCGAAGCCATTGTCGGGCGCAGGAAGGGCGGTTTCGGCGCCTCGCTCGTGCTGACATCGGGCATCTTCGGCGCGATCTCCGGCACCGCCACCGCGGCGGTCGCCTCCATCGGCACGATCATGATCGACCCGCTGGAGAAACGCGGCTATCCCCGCGGCTATTCGGCGGCCCTCCTCGGCATCGCCTCGCTGCTCGGCATCCTCATCCCGCCCTCCATCACCATGATCCTGTTCGCGGTGGTGACGCGCCAGTCCGTGGCGGCGTGCTTCGCGGCGACCATCGGGCCGGCAATCCTGCTCTCGCTCGGCCTGCTGATCTTCAACCGCGTCTCGGTCGGGCGCGCCTTCGACGAGCAGCTCACCGGCATCGCGCAGAAGGCGGAGCGCCGTGGCGCCATCGCGAAGGCGCTGCCCGCGCTCGCCCTGCCGGCGATCATCCTCGGCGGCATCTATGGCGGCATCTTCACGCCGACCGAGGCGGCCGCGGTCGCCGTGATCGCCGCGCTGATCGTCGGCGCCTTCGTCTATCGCGACCTCACCTGGGCGCGCTTCCGGTCGAGCGTCATCAGCGCGGCGGAGACGACGGGATCGATCGTCCTGATCCTCCTGTTCTCCTTCATGATCAGCCGCATCCTGGCCTTCGAGCGCGTGCCGCAGGACCTGACCGAATTCGTCACGGGCTTCGCCACGGACCCCTTCTGGGCGCTGATCCTGGTCAACGCCGTGCTGATCGTCGCGGGCGCGCTGATGGACGACGTGTCGGTGACCGTCGTCATCGCGCCGCTCTTCCTGCCGGTGGTCACCGCCGTCGGCGTCGATCCGCTGCACTTCGCCGCGATTGTCGGCTGCTCGGTGGTGATCGGCGCCAACAGCCCGCCCGTCGCGCCGATCCTTTACATGGCCTGCCGGGTCGGGCGGATCTCGATCCACCATGCGGTCGGCCCGTCGCTCCTGCTGATCGCGACGGTCGCCCTGCCGGTCATGCTGGTGACCACCTTCTGGCCCGAGCTGTCGCTCTTCTTCCCCAGGCTCTTCGGCTTCTACTGA